One region of Zingiber officinale cultivar Zhangliang chromosome 7B, Zo_v1.1, whole genome shotgun sequence genomic DNA includes:
- the LOC122005960 gene encoding probable leucine-rich repeat receptor-like protein kinase At2g28990 isoform X1: MAAISDVATAISLIGKVIKAATNAQLMKKEFKELVDYLELVGKQFEMLDDRELGDASMQTLQKMEEVLLQCHDLAISCQQRSSIYLVVKGKRIQNELRGAQEKITKYLTLIPLIHFTQVFRRFKEEETNINENWHEHASNELDIPGLVAERIAEFTDNRFQSNAHLFTYEQIVKMTHNFETVIGRGGFGIVYYGLLEDGTDVAIKLQRHSSQQSDMEFFAELRSLTQVHHTNLISLIGYCKDRSYLAIVYEYMPQGNLQDHLRGEAGFPVLTWVQRLQIAYQAAQGLDYLHTRCNPPIVHRDVKSSNILLGADLEAKITDFGISKAWNENDTYTTTRVVGTVGYIDPAYFRTGYASDASDVYSFGIILLEMITGQPPIIRGPEVQQHIVQWISLRVTGEGDFVDTSMNEYYDPSSVWNVLQLALSCTDLSASRRPRMAEVVIQLKEIIEMKPLKQMTEDMNDKDMENEQVEEAFVTSIAQADRPICMHKLSANLFTSWTHNTPGRRFWRCKNWKMAGDCGFFKWHDPVQESVAIEQLDFVIHQSEELDEEIMILDEESAILFCKLKVLQEKLVECKRSKKALEMKLESMDRFYVHM, translated from the exons ATGGCGGCTATAAGTGATGTGGCCACGGCAATTTCCCTGATTGGTAAAGTTATAAAGGCAGCTACTAATGCACAACTGATGAAGAAGGAATTTAAGGAGTTAGTAGATTACTTAGAATTGGTAGGAAAACAGTTCGAGATGCTCGATGACAGGGAGCTTGGTGATGCTTCCATGCAAACACTTCAGAAGATGGAGGAGGTCTTGCTTCAGTGTCATGATCTCGCTATTAGCTGCCAGCAACGAAGTTCTATCTACCTTGTGGTCAAAGGTAAGCGGATTCAGAATGAACTCAGAGGGGCAcaagaaaaaataacaaaatactTGACGCTTATTCCACTCATCCATTTCACACAAGTTTTTAGGCGGTTTAAG GAAGAAGAAACAAACATAAATGAGAATTGGCACGAACATGCTAGCAATGAATTAGATATTCCAG GTTTGGTTGCAGAAAGAATTGCCGAATTTACAGATAATAGGTTTCAAAGTAATGCTCACTTGTTCACCTATGAACAAATAGTAAAAATGACACACAACTTTGAGACAGTCATTGGCAGAGGGGGATTTGGTATAGTCTATTATGGACTTTTGGAAGATGGAACTGATGTCGCAATCAAGCTACAGAGACACTCATCACAACAGAGTGACATGGAGTTCTTTGCTGAG TTGAGGAGCTTAACCCAAGTTCACCACACGAATCTAATTTCTTTAATTGGTTACTGCAAGGATAGAAGCTACCTTGCTATTGTCTATGAGTACATGCCTCAAGGAAACCTTCAAGACCATCTGAGAG GTGAAGCTGGGTTTCCTGTGTTGACATGGGTACAGAGGCTCCAAATTGCATACCAAGCTGCACAAG GATTGGACTATTTGCATACGCGATGCAACCCGCCAATAGTTCATAGGGATGTGAAGAGCTCAAACATTCTCTTGGGTGCAGATTTAGAGGCTAAAATAACAGATTTTGGAATTTCCAAGGCTTGGAATGAGAATGACACTTATACAACCACAAGAGTGGTTGGAACAGTAGGGTATATTGATCCAGC ttaTTTCCGTACTGGCTATGCCAGTGATGCAAGTGATGTTTATAGCTTTGGGATAATCCTTCTGGAAATGATTACTGGCCAACCTCCAATAATTCGTGGCCCAGAAGTGCAACAACACATTGTTCAATGGATATCTCTAAGAGTTACCGGTGAAGGAGATTTTGTTGATACAAGTATGAACGAATACTATGACCCTAGCTCTGTGTGGAACGTTCTTCAGCTAGCATTGAGTTGCACAGACTTATCAGCCAGTAGGAGACCTCGAATGGCTGAAGTAGTAATCCAACTGAAAGAGATCATTGAAATGAAGCCTTTGAAACAGATGACTGAGGACATGAACGATAAAG ATATGGAAAATGAACAAGTGGAAGAAGCATTTGTAACCTCAATTGCTCAAGCTGATCGCCCCATATGCATGCATAAACTGTCAGCCAATTTGTTCACATCATGGACACACAATACCCCTGGTAGAAGGTTTTGGCGATGCAAAAATTGGAAA ATGGCCGGTGACTGTGGCTTTTTCAAATGGCATGACCCTGTGCAGGAAAGTGTCGCAATAGAACAATTGGATTTTGTAATCCACCAAAGCGAAGAGCTAGATGAGGAGATAATGATATTGGATGAAGAAAGTGCAATTCTTTTTTGCAAGTTGAAAGTCTTGCAAGAAAAACTTGTTGAATGCAAAAGGAGTAAGAAGGCATTAGAAATGAAGTTGGAAAGCATGGACAGATTTTACGTACATATGTAA
- the LOC122005960 gene encoding probable LRR receptor-like serine/threonine-protein kinase At2g28960 isoform X2, which translates to MAAISDVATAISLIGKVIKAATNAQLMKKEFKELVDYLELVGKQFEMLDDRELGDASMQTLQKMEEVLLQCHDLAISCQQRSSIYLVVKGKRIQNELRGAQEKITKYLTLIPLIHFTQVFRRFKEEETNINENWHEHASNELDIPGEAGFPVLTWVQRLQIAYQAAQGLDYLHTRCNPPIVHRDVKSSNILLGADLEAKITDFGISKAWNENDTYTTTRVVGTVGYIDPAYFRTGYASDASDVYSFGIILLEMITGQPPIIRGPEVQQHIVQWISLRVTGEGDFVDTSMNEYYDPSSVWNVLQLALSCTDLSASRRPRMAEVVIQLKEIIEMKPLKQMTEDMNDKDMENEQVEEAFVTSIAQADRPICMHKLSANLFTSWTHNTPGRRFWRCKNWKMAGDCGFFKWHDPVQESVAIEQLDFVIHQSEELDEEIMILDEESAILFCKLKVLQEKLVECKRSKKALEMKLESMDRFYVHM; encoded by the exons ATGGCGGCTATAAGTGATGTGGCCACGGCAATTTCCCTGATTGGTAAAGTTATAAAGGCAGCTACTAATGCACAACTGATGAAGAAGGAATTTAAGGAGTTAGTAGATTACTTAGAATTGGTAGGAAAACAGTTCGAGATGCTCGATGACAGGGAGCTTGGTGATGCTTCCATGCAAACACTTCAGAAGATGGAGGAGGTCTTGCTTCAGTGTCATGATCTCGCTATTAGCTGCCAGCAACGAAGTTCTATCTACCTTGTGGTCAAAGGTAAGCGGATTCAGAATGAACTCAGAGGGGCAcaagaaaaaataacaaaatactTGACGCTTATTCCACTCATCCATTTCACACAAGTTTTTAGGCGGTTTAAG GAAGAAGAAACAAACATAAATGAGAATTGGCACGAACATGCTAGCAATGAATTAGATATTCCAG GTGAAGCTGGGTTTCCTGTGTTGACATGGGTACAGAGGCTCCAAATTGCATACCAAGCTGCACAAG GATTGGACTATTTGCATACGCGATGCAACCCGCCAATAGTTCATAGGGATGTGAAGAGCTCAAACATTCTCTTGGGTGCAGATTTAGAGGCTAAAATAACAGATTTTGGAATTTCCAAGGCTTGGAATGAGAATGACACTTATACAACCACAAGAGTGGTTGGAACAGTAGGGTATATTGATCCAGC ttaTTTCCGTACTGGCTATGCCAGTGATGCAAGTGATGTTTATAGCTTTGGGATAATCCTTCTGGAAATGATTACTGGCCAACCTCCAATAATTCGTGGCCCAGAAGTGCAACAACACATTGTTCAATGGATATCTCTAAGAGTTACCGGTGAAGGAGATTTTGTTGATACAAGTATGAACGAATACTATGACCCTAGCTCTGTGTGGAACGTTCTTCAGCTAGCATTGAGTTGCACAGACTTATCAGCCAGTAGGAGACCTCGAATGGCTGAAGTAGTAATCCAACTGAAAGAGATCATTGAAATGAAGCCTTTGAAACAGATGACTGAGGACATGAACGATAAAG ATATGGAAAATGAACAAGTGGAAGAAGCATTTGTAACCTCAATTGCTCAAGCTGATCGCCCCATATGCATGCATAAACTGTCAGCCAATTTGTTCACATCATGGACACACAATACCCCTGGTAGAAGGTTTTGGCGATGCAAAAATTGGAAA ATGGCCGGTGACTGTGGCTTTTTCAAATGGCATGACCCTGTGCAGGAAAGTGTCGCAATAGAACAATTGGATTTTGTAATCCACCAAAGCGAAGAGCTAGATGAGGAGATAATGATATTGGATGAAGAAAGTGCAATTCTTTTTTGCAAGTTGAAAGTCTTGCAAGAAAAACTTGTTGAATGCAAAAGGAGTAAGAAGGCATTAGAAATGAAGTTGGAAAGCATGGACAGATTTTACGTACATATGTAA
- the LOC122005960 gene encoding probable LRR receptor-like serine/threonine-protein kinase At2g28960 isoform X3 — protein sequence MANQCFNYTNMMDPCLIQLCQCGFCMEGLVAERIAEFTDNRFQSNAHLFTYEQIVKMTHNFETVIGRGGFGIVYYGLLEDGTDVAIKLQRHSSQQSDMEFFAELRSLTQVHHTNLISLIGYCKDRSYLAIVYEYMPQGNLQDHLRGEAGFPVLTWVQRLQIAYQAAQGLDYLHTRCNPPIVHRDVKSSNILLGADLEAKITDFGISKAWNENDTYTTTRVVGTVGYIDPAYFRTGYASDASDVYSFGIILLEMITGQPPIIRGPEVQQHIVQWISLRVTGEGDFVDTSMNEYYDPSSVWNVLQLALSCTDLSASRRPRMAEVVIQLKEIIEMKPLKQMTEDMNDKDMENEQVEEAFVTSIAQADRPICMHKLSANLFTSWTHNTPGRRFWRCKNWKMAGDCGFFKWHDPVQESVAIEQLDFVIHQSEELDEEIMILDEESAILFCKLKVLQEKLVECKRSKKALEMKLESMDRFYVHM from the exons ATGGCTAATCAATGTTTTAATTACACAAATATGATGGATCCGTGCCTAATTCAGTTATGTCAATGTGGTTTCTGTATGGAAGGTTTGGTTGCAGAAAGAATTGCCGAATTTACAGATAATAGGTTTCAAAGTAATGCTCACTTGTTCACCTATGAACAAATAGTAAAAATGACACACAACTTTGAGACAGTCATTGGCAGAGGGGGATTTGGTATAGTCTATTATGGACTTTTGGAAGATGGAACTGATGTCGCAATCAAGCTACAGAGACACTCATCACAACAGAGTGACATGGAGTTCTTTGCTGAG TTGAGGAGCTTAACCCAAGTTCACCACACGAATCTAATTTCTTTAATTGGTTACTGCAAGGATAGAAGCTACCTTGCTATTGTCTATGAGTACATGCCTCAAGGAAACCTTCAAGACCATCTGAGAG GTGAAGCTGGGTTTCCTGTGTTGACATGGGTACAGAGGCTCCAAATTGCATACCAAGCTGCACAAG GATTGGACTATTTGCATACGCGATGCAACCCGCCAATAGTTCATAGGGATGTGAAGAGCTCAAACATTCTCTTGGGTGCAGATTTAGAGGCTAAAATAACAGATTTTGGAATTTCCAAGGCTTGGAATGAGAATGACACTTATACAACCACAAGAGTGGTTGGAACAGTAGGGTATATTGATCCAGC ttaTTTCCGTACTGGCTATGCCAGTGATGCAAGTGATGTTTATAGCTTTGGGATAATCCTTCTGGAAATGATTACTGGCCAACCTCCAATAATTCGTGGCCCAGAAGTGCAACAACACATTGTTCAATGGATATCTCTAAGAGTTACCGGTGAAGGAGATTTTGTTGATACAAGTATGAACGAATACTATGACCCTAGCTCTGTGTGGAACGTTCTTCAGCTAGCATTGAGTTGCACAGACTTATCAGCCAGTAGGAGACCTCGAATGGCTGAAGTAGTAATCCAACTGAAAGAGATCATTGAAATGAAGCCTTTGAAACAGATGACTGAGGACATGAACGATAAAG ATATGGAAAATGAACAAGTGGAAGAAGCATTTGTAACCTCAATTGCTCAAGCTGATCGCCCCATATGCATGCATAAACTGTCAGCCAATTTGTTCACATCATGGACACACAATACCCCTGGTAGAAGGTTTTGGCGATGCAAAAATTGGAAA ATGGCCGGTGACTGTGGCTTTTTCAAATGGCATGACCCTGTGCAGGAAAGTGTCGCAATAGAACAATTGGATTTTGTAATCCACCAAAGCGAAGAGCTAGATGAGGAGATAATGATATTGGATGAAGAAAGTGCAATTCTTTTTTGCAAGTTGAAAGTCTTGCAAGAAAAACTTGTTGAATGCAAAAGGAGTAAGAAGGCATTAGAAATGAAGTTGGAAAGCATGGACAGATTTTACGTACATATGTAA